Proteins encoded in a region of the Pseudomonas sp. GOM7 genome:
- a CDS encoding TlpA disulfide reductase family protein, with amino-acid sequence MGLQLRNAVVGILAGLLLVGCSEDFGLDQHGQKVPAERLDGQWLVINYWAEWCAPCRTEIPQLNALSKALETQSAKVIGVNFDGLQGEDLKRAADAFDIQFTVLAQDPAPRFALPHNDVLPVTYIVDDQGKLRERLVGEQTSAGLQTHLQRLRGQ; translated from the coding sequence ATGGGCTTACAGCTCCGCAATGCGGTAGTAGGGATTTTGGCCGGTCTGCTGCTGGTTGGTTGCAGCGAGGATTTCGGCCTCGATCAGCATGGGCAGAAGGTACCGGCTGAGCGTCTGGATGGCCAGTGGCTGGTCATCAATTATTGGGCCGAATGGTGCGCGCCGTGCCGCACCGAAATTCCCCAGCTCAATGCGCTGTCCAAGGCGCTCGAGACACAGTCGGCGAAAGTCATCGGGGTCAACTTCGATGGCTTGCAGGGCGAGGATCTCAAGCGTGCCGCCGATGCCTTCGATATCCAGTTCACCGTGCTGGCACAGGATCCGGCGCCGCGTTTCGCCTTGCCGCACAATGATGTGCTGCCGGTGACCTATATCGTCGATGATCAGGGCAAGCTGCGTGAGCGCCTGGTGGGCGAGCAGACCTCGGCTGGCCTGCAGACGCATCTGCAGCGCCTGCGCGGCCAATAG
- a CDS encoding cytochrome c3 family protein, whose product MKSLITLLKEYWGILRRPSVHYSLGFLTLGGFIAGIIFWGGFNTALEATNTEQFCISCHEMRDNVYVELQDTIHYSNRSGVRATCPDCHVPHQWTDKIARKMQASKEVWGKIFGTIDSRDKFLAKRRELAEHEWARLKANDSLECRNCHNFDYMDFTKQSPRARQMHSSALASGEATCIDCHKGIAHHLPDMSGVPGW is encoded by the coding sequence ATGAAGTCGTTAATTACCCTGCTCAAGGAATACTGGGGCATCCTGCGTCGCCCGAGCGTGCATTACAGCCTGGGCTTTCTCACACTCGGCGGTTTCATCGCCGGGATCATCTTCTGGGGCGGCTTCAACACCGCGCTGGAGGCCACCAACACCGAGCAATTCTGCATCTCCTGCCATGAGATGCGCGACAACGTCTATGTGGAGCTGCAGGACACCATTCACTACAGCAACCGCTCCGGGGTGCGCGCCACCTGCCCGGACTGCCATGTACCGCACCAGTGGACGGACAAGATCGCGCGCAAGATGCAGGCTTCCAAGGAGGTCTGGGGCAAGATCTTCGGCACCATCGACAGCCGCGACAAGTTCCTGGCAAAACGCCGCGAACTGGCCGAGCACGAGTGGGCCAGGCTCAAGGCCAACGACTCGCTGGAATGCCGCAACTGCCACAACTTCGACTACATGGACTTCACCAAGCAGAGCCCGCGCGCCCGACAGATGCACTCCAGTGCATTGGCCAGCGGTGAAGCCACCTGCATCGATTGTCACAAGGGCATTGCTCACCATCTGCCGGACATGAGCGGCGTGCCGGGCTGGTAG
- a CDS encoding nitrate reductase cytochrome c-type subunit gives MSLRFLPLLLLAAFGLAIAGELNYPLDAPAPDGRRPGGTLSQTLPAPVLGNEENKDLRRERNYPEQPPTIPHSIRGYQVDANGNKCLTCHSRAGSARSQAPMISITHYMDRDGQALAAVSPRRYFCTQCHVTQQEVKPLVGNSFRNIDHLLEDEAAGTAKP, from the coding sequence ATGAGCCTGCGTTTCCTGCCCCTGCTACTGCTCGCCGCCTTCGGCCTGGCCATCGCCGGTGAGCTCAATTACCCACTCGACGCCCCGGCGCCGGACGGTCGCCGCCCCGGCGGCACCCTCAGTCAGACACTACCGGCACCGGTGCTGGGCAACGAAGAGAACAAAGACCTGCGCCGCGAGCGCAACTACCCGGAACAGCCACCGACCATCCCGCACAGCATTCGCGGCTACCAGGTGGACGCCAACGGCAACAAGTGCCTGACCTGTCACAGCCGGGCCGGCAGTGCCCGCAGCCAGGCGCCGATGATCAGCATTACCCATTACATGGACCGTGACGGCCAGGCCCTGGCGGCGGTTTCACCGCGGCGCTACTTCTGCACCCAGTGCCATGTCACCCAGCAGGAGGTCAAACCCCTGGTCGGCAACAGCTTCCGCAATATCGACCACCTGCTCGAAGACGAAGCAGCCGGCACGGCGAAACCCTGA
- the napA gene encoding nitrate reductase catalytic subunit NapA: MKLTRREFAKANAAAIAAAAAGLPFVSTASNLITEADMTRLDWNKAPCRFCGTGCSVMVATRDNRVVATHGDVKAEVNRGLNCVKGYFLSKIMYGIDRLTQPLLRMKNGVYDKQGEFQPVSWDQAFDIMAQKIKQAIAEHGPEAVGMFGSGQWTVWEGYAANKLMKAGLRSNNIDPNARHCMASAVMGFMRTFGMDEPMGCYDDIEAADAFVLWGSNMAEMHPILWSRVTDRRLSHPNTKVAVLSTFEHRSFDLADIPLVFKPQTDLLILNYIANHIIESGAVNKEFVGKHTKFARGADDIGYGLRADNPLEMQAKNAAKANTWEDMSFEQFAAFVKPYTLERTAKESGVAPERLKALAELYADPKRKVVSFWTMGFNQHTRGVWANNLIYNIHLLTGKISEPGNSPFSLTGQPSACGTAREVGTFSHRLPADLLVANPKHRETAEKIWKLPPGTIQEKPGFHAVEQSRKLKDGVLKVYWTQVSNNMQAGPNVMQEVLPGWRNPQAFVIVSDVYPTVSAQAADLILPSAMWVEKEGAYGNAERRTQFWHQLVKAPGEAKSDLWQLVEFSKRFTTDEIWPAELLAKAPDYKGKTLYQVLFANGQVDQFPSEQIEAGYANDEAEAFGFYLQKGLFEEYAQFGRGHGHDLAPFDRYHAERGLRWPVVDGKETRWRYREGLDPYVEKGSGVQFYGYPDKRALIFALPYEPPAEAPDADFPFWLSTGRVLEHWHTGSMTQRVEELHGAVPDALVYMHPDDAKALKARRGSEVRVISRRGEIRARIETRGRNKPPRGLVFVPFFDANKLINKVTLDATDPISKQTDYKKCAVKIELVSLA; the protein is encoded by the coding sequence ATGAAGCTAACCCGCCGTGAATTCGCCAAAGCCAACGCCGCTGCCATTGCCGCAGCGGCGGCCGGCCTGCCGTTCGTCAGCACTGCCAGCAACCTGATCACCGAGGCGGACATGACCCGCCTGGACTGGAACAAGGCGCCCTGCCGCTTCTGCGGCACCGGCTGCAGCGTGATGGTGGCCACCCGCGACAACCGCGTGGTGGCCACCCATGGCGACGTCAAGGCCGAGGTCAACCGCGGCCTGAACTGCGTCAAGGGCTACTTCCTGTCGAAGATCATGTACGGGATCGACCGCCTCACCCAGCCGCTGCTGCGCATGAAGAACGGTGTGTACGACAAGCAGGGTGAATTCCAGCCGGTGAGCTGGGATCAGGCCTTCGACATCATGGCGCAGAAGATCAAGCAGGCCATCGCCGAACACGGCCCGGAGGCCGTCGGCATGTTCGGCTCCGGCCAGTGGACGGTGTGGGAAGGCTATGCCGCCAACAAGCTAATGAAGGCCGGCCTGCGCAGCAACAACATCGACCCCAACGCGCGGCACTGCATGGCCTCAGCGGTGATGGGCTTCATGCGCACCTTCGGCATGGACGAGCCGATGGGTTGCTACGACGACATCGAGGCCGCCGATGCCTTTGTGCTGTGGGGCTCGAACATGGCCGAGATGCACCCGATCCTCTGGAGCCGGGTCACCGATCGCCGCCTCAGCCATCCGAACACCAAGGTCGCCGTGCTTTCCACCTTCGAGCACCGCAGCTTCGATCTGGCCGACATCCCGCTGGTATTCAAACCGCAGACCGATCTGCTGATCCTCAACTACATCGCCAACCACATCATCGAAAGTGGCGCGGTGAACAAGGAGTTCGTCGGCAAGCACACCAAGTTCGCCCGCGGCGCTGACGACATCGGCTACGGCCTGCGCGCCGACAACCCGCTGGAAATGCAGGCCAAGAACGCGGCCAAGGCCAACACCTGGGAAGACATGTCCTTCGAGCAGTTCGCCGCCTTCGTCAAGCCCTACACCCTGGAGCGCACCGCCAAGGAAAGCGGCGTGGCGCCCGAGCGCCTCAAGGCCCTGGCCGAACTGTACGCCGACCCCAAGCGCAAGGTGGTGTCATTCTGGACCATGGGTTTCAACCAGCACACACGAGGCGTCTGGGCCAACAACCTGATCTATAACATCCACCTGCTCACCGGCAAGATCAGCGAGCCGGGCAACAGCCCCTTCTCGCTGACCGGCCAACCCTCGGCCTGCGGCACCGCACGCGAGGTGGGCACCTTCTCCCACCGCCTGCCCGCCGATCTGCTGGTGGCCAATCCCAAACACCGCGAAACCGCCGAGAAGATCTGGAAGCTGCCGCCCGGCACCATTCAGGAAAAACCGGGCTTTCATGCCGTGGAGCAGAGCCGCAAGCTCAAGGACGGCGTGCTCAAGGTCTACTGGACGCAGGTCAGCAACAACATGCAGGCCGGCCCTAATGTGATGCAGGAAGTGCTGCCGGGCTGGCGCAACCCGCAGGCTTTCGTCATCGTCTCCGACGTCTATCCCACCGTCTCGGCCCAGGCCGCCGACCTGATCCTACCCAGCGCCATGTGGGTGGAGAAGGAAGGCGCCTACGGCAACGCCGAGCGCCGCACGCAGTTCTGGCACCAGTTGGTGAAGGCGCCGGGCGAGGCCAAGTCCGACCTCTGGCAACTGGTGGAATTCTCCAAGCGCTTCACCACCGACGAGATCTGGCCCGCCGAGCTGCTGGCCAAGGCCCCGGACTACAAGGGCAAGACGCTCTACCAAGTGCTGTTCGCCAATGGCCAGGTCGACCAGTTCCCCAGCGAGCAGATCGAGGCCGGTTACGCCAACGACGAGGCCGAAGCATTCGGCTTCTACCTGCAGAAAGGGCTGTTCGAGGAATACGCTCAGTTCGGCCGCGGCCATGGCCATGACCTGGCGCCCTTCGACCGCTATCACGCCGAGCGCGGCCTGCGCTGGCCGGTGGTCGATGGCAAGGAGACGCGCTGGCGCTACCGCGAAGGGCTCGACCCCTACGTGGAAAAAGGCAGCGGTGTACAGTTCTACGGTTACCCGGACAAGCGCGCGCTGATCTTCGCCCTGCCCTACGAGCCGCCAGCCGAGGCGCCGGATGCCGACTTCCCGTTCTGGCTCAGCACCGGCCGCGTACTGGAGCACTGGCACACCGGCAGCATGACCCAGCGTGTCGAAGAACTGCACGGCGCGGTGCCTGATGCCCTGGTGTACATGCATCCGGACGACGCCAAGGCGCTCAAGGCGCGGCGCGGCAGCGAGGTCAGGGTGATCAGCCGACGCGGCGAGATCCGCGCCCGCATCGAAACCCGTGGGCGCAACAAGCCGCCACGCGGCCTGGTCTTCGTGCCCTTCTTCGACGCCAACAAGCTGATCAACAAGGTCACCCTGGACGCCACCGATCCGATCTCCAAGCAGACCGATTACAAGAAGTGTGCGGTGAAGATCGAACTGGTCAGCCTGGCCTGA
- a CDS encoding chaperone NapD, with product MAAPLHIASLLVHVRPELLGAVKANLRQLDGVELHQESPQGKLVVVLETEHERHILAHIEQINALPGVLNAALVYHELLEPEGDSE from the coding sequence ATGGCCGCCCCCCTGCATATCGCCAGCCTGCTGGTACACGTACGCCCCGAACTGCTTGGCGCGGTGAAGGCCAACCTGCGCCAGCTCGACGGCGTCGAACTGCACCAGGAAAGCCCTCAGGGCAAGCTGGTGGTGGTGCTGGAGACCGAGCACGAGCGCCACATCCTCGCGCATATCGAACAGATCAACGCGTTGCCGGGCGTGCTCAATGCAGCCCTGGTTTACCACGAACTCCTCGAGCCAGAAGGAGACTCAGAATGA
- the napE gene encoding periplasmic nitrate reductase, NapE protein, which produces MDSTPESQATKGKETRLFIFLVVCLFPLLSVALVGGYGFIIWFMQMLLGPPGPPT; this is translated from the coding sequence ATGGATAGCACGCCTGAGAGCCAAGCCACGAAAGGCAAGGAAACCCGCCTGTTCATCTTTCTCGTCGTCTGCCTGTTCCCCCTTCTTTCGGTCGCCTTGGTCGGCGGCTACGGATTCATCATCTGGTTCATGCAGATGCTGCTGGGGCCGCCTGGCCCACCCACCTGA
- a CDS encoding MFS transporter has product MSTAHLTRGSAAYRRATLALFCAGFATFAMLYCVQPLLPLLAAHFRVSAASSSLALSLTTLSLALCLLVSGALAESWGRKPVMVAALGLAALLGIACALVEQWHSLLILRALLGLALSGLPALAMAYVGEEFDPQSLPAAMGLYIGGTALGGLLGRLLAGLLSDIGGWPWALGGIAGLGLLALGLFVWLLPPSRHFTAQPLSPRGLLRNFALHLGNPRLRRLFALAFLLMGGFVALFNYVGFRLAGAPFNLSATVIGLLFVVYLLGIFSAGWAGRLVPRFGARQVMLGSIALMLLGVALCATPWLSAAVAGLALFTLGFFAAHAVASGQVGVHAQGAKAQASALYLCAYYLGSSLVGYLGGYVWEHAGWLALLAVLASLFLLAAALVRRL; this is encoded by the coding sequence ATGTCTACTGCCCATCTGACTCGTGGCAGCGCGGCTTACCGGCGCGCCACTCTGGCGCTGTTCTGCGCCGGTTTCGCCACCTTCGCCATGCTCTACTGCGTTCAACCCTTGCTGCCATTGCTGGCCGCGCACTTTCGCGTGTCGGCAGCCAGCAGCAGCCTGGCACTGTCGCTGACGACCCTCAGCCTGGCGCTGTGCCTGCTGGTCTCCGGTGCGTTGGCCGAGAGCTGGGGGCGCAAGCCGGTAATGGTGGCGGCGCTGGGCCTGGCGGCGTTGCTGGGGATCGCCTGCGCGCTGGTGGAGCAGTGGCACAGCCTGCTGATCCTGCGCGCGCTGCTGGGGCTGGCACTGAGCGGTCTGCCGGCGTTGGCCATGGCCTATGTCGGTGAGGAGTTCGACCCGCAGTCCCTGCCCGCGGCAATGGGCCTGTACATCGGTGGCACGGCCCTGGGCGGCTTGCTCGGCCGTCTGCTGGCCGGTCTGCTCAGTGATATCGGCGGCTGGCCCTGGGCGCTGGGCGGTATCGCCGGGCTGGGCCTGTTGGCGCTGGGCCTGTTCGTCTGGTTGCTGCCGCCATCGCGGCATTTCACCGCGCAGCCACTGTCGCCCCGTGGCTTGCTGCGCAACTTCGCCCTGCACCTGGGCAATCCGCGTCTGCGGCGGTTGTTCGCCCTGGCGTTCCTGCTGATGGGCGGCTTTGTCGCGCTGTTCAACTACGTAGGCTTTCGCCTGGCCGGCGCGCCCTTCAATCTTTCGGCGACGGTGATCGGCCTGCTGTTCGTGGTCTATCTGCTGGGTATCTTCAGCGCCGGTTGGGCCGGGCGGCTGGTGCCGCGCTTCGGCGCGCGCCAGGTGATGCTCGGCAGCATCGCCCTGATGCTGCTGGGCGTGGCGCTGTGCGCGACGCCCTGGCTGAGTGCGGCCGTGGCCGGGCTGGCGCTGTTCACCCTGGGGTTCTTCGCTGCCCATGCGGTGGCCAGCGGACAGGTCGGTGTCCATGCGCAGGGGGCCAAGGCGCAGGCTTCGGCGCTGTACCTGTGCGCTTATTACCTGGGGTCGAGCCTGGTGGGGTATCTGGGTGGTTATGTCTGGGAGCATGCCGGTTGGCTGGCATTGCTGGCCGTTCTCGCCTCCCTGTTTCTGCTGGCAGCGGCTCTGGTGCGACGTTTATAG
- a CDS encoding outer membrane beta-barrel protein: MKVILNRIALTTCLALGATAAKADDNFLGLTWGQTDNNIQKSNALNANLDDPKLDKVIDGTGTWGVRIGQQQGDGRYYLSYENFSDSHSGYKLRQQNLLGSYDLFLPLGDNGTKLFGGLSGGLVKLEQESRGFSRDSDIGLAAGLQAGVVQELGSNTSIEGGYRYLRTNASTEMAPHGAGKAGSLDLHSSSQFYLGANYAF; the protein is encoded by the coding sequence ATGAAAGTCATACTGAACCGTATCGCACTGACCACTTGCCTGGCGCTGGGCGCTACCGCTGCCAAGGCCGATGACAATTTCCTCGGCCTGACCTGGGGGCAGACCGACAACAACATCCAGAAGTCCAATGCGCTGAATGCCAACCTGGACGACCCCAAGCTCGACAAGGTGATCGATGGCACCGGCACCTGGGGCGTGCGTATTGGCCAGCAGCAGGGCGATGGTCGCTACTACCTCAGCTACGAGAATTTTTCCGATAGCCATAGTGGCTACAAGCTGCGCCAGCAGAACCTGCTGGGAAGCTACGACCTGTTCTTGCCGCTGGGTGACAACGGCACCAAGCTGTTCGGCGGCCTGAGCGGCGGGTTGGTCAAGCTGGAACAGGAGAGCCGGGGCTTCTCCCGTGACAGCGATATCGGCCTGGCAGCCGGTTTGCAAGCGGGTGTGGTGCAGGAACTGGGCAGCAATACGTCGATCGAAGGCGGATATCGTTATCTGCGTACCAATGCCAGCACCGAGATGGCGCCGCATGGTGCGGGCAAGGCCGGTTCGCTGGATCTGCACAGCAGCTCGCAGTTCTACCTCGGTGCCAACTACGCCTTCTGA
- a CDS encoding response regulator transcription factor: MKLLVVEDEALLRHHLFTRLSENGHVVDAVRTAEEALYRADNFNHDLALVDLGLPGMSGIDLIRQLRSQDKHFPILILTARGNWQDKVEGLSCGADDYLVKPFQFEELEARLNALLRRSSGFTKSTIETGDLVLDLNRKQATVGEQSLQLTAYEYRILEYLMLHHQQVIAKERLMEQLYPGDEERDPNVIEVLVGRLRRKLETALESKPIETVRGQGYMFNERCK, encoded by the coding sequence ATGAAATTGTTGGTGGTGGAGGATGAGGCCCTGTTGCGTCACCACCTGTTCACTCGTCTCAGTGAAAACGGCCATGTGGTCGATGCCGTGCGTACCGCCGAGGAGGCCTTGTACCGCGCGGACAACTTCAATCACGACCTGGCCCTGGTTGATCTCGGCCTGCCGGGCATGAGTGGCATCGACCTGATTCGCCAGTTGCGCAGCCAGGACAAGCACTTCCCGATCCTTATCCTCACCGCGCGCGGCAACTGGCAGGACAAGGTGGAAGGTCTGTCCTGTGGTGCCGACGATTATCTGGTCAAACCCTTCCAGTTCGAGGAGCTGGAAGCGCGCCTGAACGCCTTGCTGCGGCGCTCGTCGGGGTTCACCAAGTCGACCATCGAAACCGGCGATCTGGTGCTGGATCTCAACCGCAAGCAGGCCACGGTCGGTGAGCAATCGTTGCAACTGACGGCCTACGAATACCGCATCCTCGAATACCTGATGCTCCATCACCAGCAGGTGATCGCCAAGGAACGCCTGATGGAACAGCTCTATCCCGGCGACGAGGAACGTGACCCGAACGTCATCGAGGTGCTTGTCGGGCGGCTGCGGCGCAAGCTCGAGACAGCATTGGAGAGCAAACCGATCGAGACTGTGCGCGGCCAGGGGTACATGTTCAACGAGCGCTGCAAGTGA
- a CDS encoding ATP-binding protein, whose product MRHARIILRRLRARLGSLRLRLMLGTAALAVLFMLLLLPVLQGVFLSALEQTVEKRLASDAAALISAARIEDGQLHMPDKMPDEEFDNLDSHLLGFIFDRDGNLIWRSRSSLYELVRYLPRYDGHGHEFVRIHDDHNGQEYFVYDIEVDLLRGDETALSIVTMQPTREYQSLFDGFAWKLRLWLGLALMVLLGLLWFGLTWGFRSLRGLSDELDGVEAGTRQRLSDEHPRELLRLTSSLNRLLDSERRQRERYRDSLEDLAHSLKTPLSVLQGIGETLTAQPENREQAQLMQAQIERMSQQVGYQLQRASLRRSGLVRHREQVWPLLDGLCRSLAKVYRDKQVEATLDVPEHSQITMERGALMELLGNLLENAYRLCLHQVRVRLEPLADGCLLTIEDDGPGVPADQRARVLQRGERLDVQNPGQGIGLAVVEDIVESYDGELSLEDSELGGACFRVRLYD is encoded by the coding sequence GTGAGGCACGCTCGCATCATCCTGCGCCGTCTGCGTGCCCGTCTCGGTTCGCTGCGCCTGCGCCTGATGCTCGGCACGGCGGCTCTGGCGGTGCTGTTCATGCTGCTGTTGCTGCCGGTGCTGCAGGGGGTGTTTCTCAGCGCCCTGGAGCAGACCGTGGAAAAGCGTCTGGCCTCCGATGCCGCCGCACTGATCTCGGCCGCGCGCATCGAGGACGGCCAGTTGCATATGCCGGACAAGATGCCAGACGAGGAATTCGACAACCTCGACTCGCATCTGCTGGGCTTCATCTTCGATCGCGACGGCAATCTGATCTGGCGCTCGCGCTCTTCCCTGTACGAGCTGGTGCGTTACCTGCCGCGCTATGATGGGCATGGTCATGAGTTCGTGCGTATCCACGACGACCACAACGGCCAGGAGTATTTCGTCTACGACATCGAAGTGGATCTGCTGCGCGGCGATGAAACGGCGCTGAGTATCGTCACCATGCAGCCGACGCGCGAGTACCAGAGTCTGTTCGATGGCTTCGCCTGGAAGTTGCGTCTGTGGCTGGGCCTGGCCCTGATGGTGTTGCTGGGGCTGCTGTGGTTCGGTCTGACCTGGGGCTTCCGTAGTCTGCGCGGCCTCAGTGACGAACTCGATGGCGTCGAGGCCGGTACCCGTCAGCGCCTGAGCGATGAGCATCCGCGCGAACTGCTGCGCCTGACCAGCTCCCTCAACCGCCTGCTCGACAGCGAACGGCGTCAGCGCGAACGCTACCGTGACTCTCTGGAGGATCTTGCCCATAGCCTGAAAACGCCCCTCAGCGTGTTGCAAGGCATCGGCGAGACGCTCACCGCGCAGCCGGAGAACCGCGAGCAGGCGCAACTGATGCAGGCGCAGATCGAACGCATGAGCCAGCAGGTCGGCTATCAGTTGCAGCGCGCCAGCCTGCGCCGCAGTGGCCTGGTGCGTCATCGCGAGCAGGTCTGGCCGCTGCTCGACGGCCTGTGTCGCTCGCTCGCCAAGGTGTATCGCGACAAGCAGGTCGAGGCCACCCTCGACGTGCCCGAGCACAGCCAGATCACCATGGAGCGTGGAGCATTGATGGAGCTGCTCGGCAATCTGCTGGAGAACGCCTACCGGCTCTGCCTGCATCAGGTGCGGGTACGCCTGGAGCCACTGGCGGACGGTTGTCTGCTGACCATCGAAGATGATGGCCCTGGCGTGCCAGCCGACCAGCGCGCACGCGTGTTGCAGCGTGGCGAGCGCCTGGATGTGCAGAATCCGGGGCAGGGCATCGGCCTGGCGGTGGTCGAGGACATCGTCGAAAGCTACGACGGCGAACTGAGCCTGGAGGATTCCGAACTCGGCGGGGCCTGCTTCCGCGTGCGTCTGTACGACTGA
- a CDS encoding OsmC domain/YcaO domain-containing protein, whose protein sequence is MEIKVNFLDNLRLEAKFDDFTVVADQPIRYKGDGSAPGPFDYFLASSALCAAYFVKLYCQTRDIPTEHIRLSQNNIVDPENRYAQIFKIQVELPADISEKDRLGILRSIDRCTVKKVVQQGPEFIIEEVENLDADAQALLMPVADTTTYIAGKDLPLEQTIANMSGILAELGMKIEIASWRNIVPNVWSLHIRDAQSNLCFTNGKGATKEAALASALGEFIERLNCNFFYNDQFWGEDIANAAFVHYPNERWFKPGPKDALPEEILDEHCRAIYNPDGELRGSHLYDTNSGNTLRGICSLPFVRQSDGETVYFPSNLIENLYLSNGMSAGNTLAEAQVQCLSEIFERAVKREILENELCLPDVPQAVLAKYPAILAGIQGLEEQGFPVLVKDASLGGEFPVMCVTLMNPRTGGVFASFGAHPSFEVALERSLTELLQGRSFEGLNDLPQPTFDSLALTEPNNFVEHFIDSSGVVSWRFFGATPDFEFVEWDFSGEGADSNEQEAATLFGILEAMGKEVYVATYDDLGANACRILVPGYSEIYPVEDLIWDNTNKALLFRKDILNLHALSDRELKSLLRNLNNTEVDDYTDITTLIGVEFDDNTVWGQLTILELKLLINLALKKYDDAKELVEAFLQYNDNTVERGLFYQAVNAVLEIQLDDELELANYEHNLRRMFGNERMDAVIGSVDGSVRFHGLTPTSMQLEGLDKHLRLIDSYKKLHAARARAAGLS, encoded by the coding sequence ATGGAAATCAAGGTCAACTTTCTCGACAACCTTCGACTTGAAGCCAAGTTCGATGACTTCACCGTGGTGGCCGACCAACCCATCCGCTACAAGGGCGACGGCTCGGCGCCGGGGCCGTTCGACTACTTCCTGGCCTCCTCGGCGTTGTGCGCGGCGTACTTCGTCAAGCTGTACTGCCAGACGCGCGACATCCCCACCGAGCACATCCGCCTGTCGCAGAACAACATCGTCGACCCGGAGAACCGCTACGCGCAGATCTTCAAGATCCAGGTCGAGCTGCCGGCGGACATTTCCGAGAAGGATCGCTTAGGGATTCTGCGCTCCATCGACCGCTGCACCGTGAAGAAGGTGGTGCAACAGGGCCCCGAGTTCATCATCGAGGAGGTGGAGAACCTCGACGCCGACGCCCAGGCGCTGCTGATGCCGGTAGCCGATACCACCACTTACATTGCCGGCAAGGATCTGCCGCTGGAACAGACCATCGCCAACATGTCGGGCATCCTCGCCGAGCTGGGGATGAAGATCGAGATCGCCTCCTGGCGCAACATCGTGCCCAACGTCTGGTCGCTGCATATCCGCGACGCGCAGTCGAATCTGTGCTTCACCAATGGCAAGGGCGCGACCAAGGAGGCCGCGCTGGCCTCGGCTCTGGGCGAGTTCATCGAGCGGTTGAACTGCAACTTCTTCTACAACGACCAGTTCTGGGGCGAGGACATCGCCAATGCCGCGTTCGTCCACTACCCCAACGAGCGCTGGTTCAAGCCGGGGCCGAAGGATGCGCTGCCCGAGGAAATTCTCGACGAGCACTGCCGAGCCATCTACAACCCGGACGGCGAGCTGCGCGGCTCGCACCTGTACGACACCAACTCCGGCAACACCCTGCGCGGCATCTGCTCGCTGCCGTTCGTGCGCCAGAGCGATGGCGAGACGGTGTATTTCCCCTCCAACCTGATCGAAAATCTGTATCTCTCCAACGGCATGAGCGCCGGCAATACCCTGGCCGAGGCCCAGGTGCAGTGCCTGTCGGAAATCTTCGAGCGAGCGGTCAAGCGCGAGATCCTCGAGAACGAGCTGTGCCTGCCGGACGTGCCGCAGGCCGTACTGGCCAAGTACCCGGCCATCCTCGCCGGCATCCAGGGCCTGGAGGAGCAAGGCTTCCCGGTGCTGGTGAAGGACGCTTCGCTCGGCGGCGAATTCCCGGTGATGTGCGTGACCCTGATGAACCCGCGCACCGGCGGCGTGTTCGCTTCCTTCGGCGCGCACCCGAGCTTCGAGGTGGCGCTGGAGCGCAGCCTTACCGAGCTGCTGCAGGGGCGCAGCTTCGAGGGCCTCAACGACCTGCCGCAACCCACCTTCGACAGCCTGGCGCTGACCGAGCCGAACAACTTCGTCGAGCACTTCATCGATTCCAGCGGTGTGGTGTCCTGGCGCTTCTTCGGCGCCACACCGGACTTCGAGTTCGTCGAATGGGACTTCTCCGGCGAGGGGGCCGACTCCAACGAGCAGGAAGCCGCGACCCTGTTCGGCATCCTTGAAGCGATGGGCAAGGAAGTCTACGTGGCCACCTATGACGACCTCGGCGCCAACGCTTGCCGCATCCTGGTGCCGGGTTACTCGGAGATCTACCCGGTCGAGGACCTGATCTGGGACAACACCAACAAGGCGCTGCTGTTCCGCAAGGACATCCTCAACCTGCACGCCCTGAGCGACCGCGAGCTGAAGTCGCTGCTGCGTAACCTGAACAACACCGAGGTCGATGACTACACCGACATCACCACGCTGATCGGCGTCGAGTTCGACGACAACACGGTCTGGGGCCAGCTCACCATCCTCGAGCTGAAGCTGTTGATCAACCTGGCGCTGAAGAAATACGACGACGCCAAGGAGCTGGTCGAGGCCTTCCTGCAGTACAACGACAACACCGTCGAGCGCGGCCTGTTCTATCAGGCGGTCAACGCCGTGCTGGAGATTCAGCTGGACGACGAGCTGGAGTTGGCCAACTACGAGCACAACCTGCGGCGCATGTTCGGCAACGAGCGCATGGACGCGGTGATCGGCTCGGTGGACGGCAGCGTGCGCTTCCATGGCCTGACCCCGACCAGCATGCAGCTCGAAGGCCTGGACAAGCACCTGCGCCTGATCGATAGCTACAAGAAACTGCACGCGGCCCGTGCGCGCGCGGCAGGTTTGAGCTGA